Proteins from a single region of Streptomyces sp. HUAS 15-9:
- the dop gene encoding depupylase/deamidase Dop → MTVRRVMGIETEYGISVPGHPNANAMLTSSQIVNAYAAAMHRARRARWDFEEENPLRDARGFDLAREAADASQLTDEDIGLANVILTNGARLYVDHAHPEYSAPEVTNPRDAVLWDKAGERIMAEAAERAAQLPGAQPIHLYKNNTDNKGASYGTHENYLMKRETPFSDIVRHLTPFFVSRPVFAGAGRVGIGQDGHEHGFQLSQRADYFEVEVGLETTLKRPIINTRDEPHADAEKYRRLHVIIGDANLSEISTYLKLGTTALVLSMIEDGFIAVDLAVDQPVRTLHQVSHDPTLKRLVTLRSGRTLTAVQLQMEYFELSRKYVEDRFGADADEQTKDVLTRWEDTLNRLENDPMSLAGELDWVAKRELMEGYRRRDGLDWDAARLHLVDLQYADVRAEKGLYNRLVARGRMKRLLDEADVERARTSPPEDTRAYFRGRCLEQYADDVAAASWDSVIFDLPGRDSLQRVPTLEPLRGTRNHVKELLDRCRTAEDLVRVLSGG, encoded by the coding sequence ATGACCGTACGGCGAGTAATGGGCATCGAGACGGAGTACGGGATCTCCGTCCCCGGCCACCCCAACGCCAATGCCATGCTCACCTCATCCCAGATCGTCAACGCCTACGCGGCGGCGATGCACCGGGCCCGCCGGGCCCGCTGGGACTTCGAGGAGGAGAACCCGCTGCGGGACGCCCGAGGCTTCGACCTCGCCCGCGAGGCCGCCGACGCCAGCCAGCTCACCGACGAGGACATCGGACTCGCCAATGTGATCCTCACCAACGGCGCCCGCCTCTACGTCGACCACGCACACCCCGAATACAGCGCCCCCGAGGTCACCAACCCCCGCGACGCCGTCCTCTGGGACAAGGCCGGCGAGCGGATCATGGCCGAGGCCGCGGAACGCGCCGCCCAGCTCCCCGGCGCCCAGCCCATCCACCTCTACAAGAACAACACCGACAACAAGGGCGCCTCCTACGGCACGCACGAGAACTACCTGATGAAGCGGGAGACCCCCTTCTCGGACATCGTGCGCCACCTCACGCCCTTCTTCGTCTCCCGCCCGGTCTTCGCCGGAGCGGGCCGCGTCGGCATCGGTCAGGACGGCCACGAGCACGGCTTCCAGCTCAGCCAGCGCGCCGACTACTTCGAGGTCGAGGTGGGCCTGGAGACCACCCTCAAGCGGCCCATCATCAACACCCGCGACGAGCCCCACGCCGACGCGGAGAAGTACCGCCGTCTCCATGTGATCATCGGCGACGCGAACCTCTCGGAGATCTCCACCTACCTCAAGCTCGGCACGACGGCCCTGGTCCTGTCCATGATCGAGGACGGCTTCATCGCGGTCGACCTGGCTGTGGACCAGCCCGTACGGACCCTGCACCAGGTCTCCCACGACCCGACGCTCAAGCGTCTCGTCACGCTCCGCAGCGGCCGGACACTCACCGCGGTCCAGCTGCAGATGGAGTACTTCGAACTGTCGCGCAAGTATGTCGAGGACCGCTTCGGCGCCGACGCCGACGAACAGACCAAGGACGTCCTCACCCGCTGGGAGGACACCCTCAACCGCCTGGAGAACGACCCCATGAGCCTGGCGGGGGAGCTGGACTGGGTGGCCAAGCGAGAGCTCATGGAGGGCTACCGCCGCCGCGACGGCCTCGACTGGGACGCCGCCCGGCTGCACCTCGTCGACCTGCAGTACGCCGACGTACGGGCCGAGAAGGGCCTCTACAACCGCCTGGTGGCCCGCGGACGCATGAAGCGGCTCCTGGACGAGGCCGACGTCGAGCGGGCCCGTACGAGCCCTCCTGAGGACACCCGGGCCTACTTCCGCGGCCGCTGCCTCGAGCAGTACGCGGACGACGTCGCCGCGGCCTCCTGGGACTCGGTCATCTTCGACCTCCCCGGCCGCGACAGCCTCCAGCGCGTCCCAACCCTCGAACCGCTTCGCGGAACGCGAAATCACGTCAAGGAGCTCCTGGACCGCTGTCGCACCGCGGAAGACCTGGTCAGGGTCCTTTCCGGCGGCTGA